Proteins encoded within one genomic window of Streptomyces profundus:
- a CDS encoding ring-opening amidohydrolase codes for MTRPAPVPVDLLRLPTADPGDLTPADALAAAGRTLGDVLAVVGKTEGNGCVNDFSRGLAAARWEPLLPDDTVTVFSGGTEGVLSPHVNLFVADPGPHPGHDRGLVAAVGRTRDLEPAEIGGEPQLTAVREVVDTLTEQLGLTPDEVDMVLVKCPLLTSERVAACRAAGAEPVTEDTYESMARSRAAASLGIALSLGECAEDAALDALAGRHAADVWSARASASAGAELTDCHVLVLGTSGAVGGPLRAVHGVMRDAIDLDSLQRLFARVDAEGGEVVQVFAKAEADPSGTIRGARHTMLTDSDLNSTRHARAAVGGLLSALAGTTAVYVSGGAEHQGPPGGGSVTVVYRVPAP; via the coding sequence CCCGTGCCCGTCGACCTGCTGCGGCTGCCCACCGCCGACCCCGGCGATCTCACCCCCGCCGACGCGCTCGCCGCCGCCGGTCGCACGCTCGGCGACGTGCTCGCCGTCGTCGGCAAGACGGAGGGCAACGGCTGCGTCAACGACTTCTCCCGCGGCCTCGCCGCCGCCCGCTGGGAACCGCTGCTGCCCGACGACACCGTCACCGTCTTCTCCGGCGGCACCGAGGGCGTCCTCAGCCCGCATGTGAACCTCTTCGTCGCCGATCCGGGGCCCCACCCGGGACACGACCGGGGGCTCGTCGCCGCCGTCGGGCGCACCCGCGACCTGGAACCCGCCGAGATCGGCGGGGAGCCGCAGCTCACGGCCGTGCGGGAGGTGGTCGACACCCTCACCGAACAACTCGGCCTCACCCCGGACGAGGTGGACATGGTGCTGGTCAAGTGCCCGCTGCTCACCTCGGAACGGGTCGCCGCCTGCCGCGCCGCCGGCGCCGAGCCCGTCACCGAGGACACCTACGAGTCGATGGCGCGCTCCCGCGCCGCCGCGTCCCTGGGCATCGCGCTTTCGCTGGGGGAGTGCGCCGAGGACGCCGCCCTGGACGCGCTGGCCGGGCGGCACGCGGCCGACGTCTGGTCCGCACGCGCGTCCGCCAGCGCCGGGGCGGAACTGACGGACTGCCATGTGCTGGTGCTCGGCACCAGCGGCGCCGTCGGCGGTCCCCTTCGCGCGGTCCACGGGGTCATGCGCGACGCGATCGACCTCGATTCGCTCCAGCGCCTCTTCGCGCGGGTCGACGCCGAGGGCGGCGAGGTGGTGCAGGTGTTCGCCAAGGCCGAGGCGGACCCGTCCGGCACGATCAGGGGCGCGCGCCACACCATGCTGACCGACTCCGATCTGAACTCGACCCGGCACGCCAGGGCCGCCGTCGGCGGACTGCTCTCCGCGCTGGCCGGGACGACGGCGGTGTATGTCTCCGGTGGCGCCGAACACCAGGGGCCGCCGGGCGGCGGCAGCGTCACCGTCGTCTACCGGGTGCCCGCCCCATGA
- a CDS encoding alpha/beta fold hydrolase, producing the protein MSRPRLVLIHGAATTSRVWDAVLRRLAGSGHEVVRPDRPCSGDLDTEVAALGELCADAVVAGVSGGATLGLELAARGVPLRAAVLHEPAAGSLAPGLLAQVAEGLAADGVAGFGRALYGPAWTEAQAPAEVGVVEREFAMFGAFEPAPPAAGCGPVLLTTGADSPPSRHASVRALGRHCGVPWATLPGAAHAAHLEAAATFADVVLAHAEATSSGRPKDESWQSQR; encoded by the coding sequence ATGAGCCGGCCCCGCCTGGTGCTGATCCACGGCGCCGCCACGACATCGCGGGTCTGGGACGCCGTGCTGCGTCGGCTGGCCGGCTCCGGTCACGAGGTGGTGCGCCCCGACCGGCCCTGTTCGGGGGACCTGGACACCGAGGTCGCCGCGCTCGGCGAGCTGTGTGCCGACGCGGTGGTCGCCGGCGTCAGCGGAGGCGCCACGCTGGGCCTCGAACTGGCGGCGCGTGGCGTGCCGCTGCGGGCGGCGGTGCTGCACGAGCCGGCCGCCGGCTCGCTGGCCCCCGGGCTCCTCGCCCAGGTCGCCGAGGGGCTGGCCGCCGACGGCGTAGCGGGTTTCGGACGCGCCCTCTACGGGCCGGCCTGGACGGAGGCCCAGGCGCCGGCGGAAGTCGGCGTCGTGGAGCGGGAGTTCGCCATGTTCGGCGCCTTCGAACCGGCCCCGCCCGCCGCCGGCTGCGGCCCGGTGCTGCTGACGACGGGCGCCGACTCCCCACCGTCGCGGCACGCCTCCGTCCGGGCCCTCGGCCGCCACTGCGGCGTGCCCTGGGCCACGCTCCCCGGCGCGGCCCACGCCGCACACCTGGAGGCCGCCGCCACCTTCGCCGACGTCGTCCTCGCCCATGCCGAGGCGACCTCGTCCGGGCGTCCGAAGGACGAGTCCTGGCAGTCGCAGCGGTAG
- a CDS encoding CotH kinase family protein has translation MAGHTGAGRRPPRHLLPLRLRRHWKALAGAGAVLLLLVLVLGETRVRPYISSELVADEAITQNIEGEGDLFDDGEHTIEITFNEDEYADMLRVFREEGEKQFISADIVIDGTVVNDVALRLKGNSTLMSLRSGGGDTGPGEGAGPGGTTLSEDEPERLPWLISFDEYQTGRGYQGRTEIALRPGTATSDTALNEALALALTAADGQVAQDFTFTSVSVNGDESVPRLLLESPDEPWAAEVGDGVLYKARAGGSLAYLGDDPTDYEEAFRQVNGIGGQDLTPVTRLLRFVNESDDEEFAAELANHLDVESFARYLATQSLISNGDAMDGPGNNYYLWYDTEEERFTVLSWDLNLSFGAMGGPGGGQPPEGMELPDGMELPDGVEPPEGGRFPGGREPTEGMEPPDEMPEGGPGGGSGALKERFLADDTFQELYERVYAEMYEELIGGGVATEVLGSLTERADRAGDEGATAAGEQLAERLAAVTETPSESSMFGGRGD, from the coding sequence GTGGCCGGCCACACCGGCGCGGGACGCCGCCCGCCGCGTCATCTTCTGCCGCTCCGGCTGCGGCGCCACTGGAAGGCGCTGGCCGGCGCCGGAGCCGTCCTTCTGCTGCTCGTCCTGGTGCTGGGCGAGACGCGTGTCCGCCCCTACATCAGCTCCGAGTTGGTCGCCGACGAGGCGATCACCCAGAACATCGAGGGCGAGGGCGATCTCTTCGACGACGGGGAGCACACCATCGAGATCACCTTCAACGAGGACGAGTACGCCGACATGCTGCGCGTCTTCCGCGAGGAGGGCGAGAAGCAGTTCATCAGCGCCGACATCGTCATCGACGGCACCGTCGTCAACGACGTGGCGCTGCGCCTCAAGGGCAACTCCACCCTGATGAGCCTGCGTTCGGGCGGCGGGGACACCGGCCCCGGCGAAGGGGCGGGCCCCGGCGGGACAACGCTCTCCGAGGACGAGCCCGAGAGGCTGCCCTGGCTGATCAGCTTCGACGAGTACCAGACCGGACGCGGCTATCAGGGCCGCACCGAGATCGCGCTGCGCCCCGGCACCGCCACCTCGGACACCGCGCTCAACGAGGCGTTGGCCCTGGCGCTCACGGCGGCCGACGGGCAGGTCGCCCAGGACTTCACGTTCACCTCGGTCTCCGTCAACGGGGACGAGTCCGTGCCCCGGCTGCTGCTGGAGTCGCCCGACGAACCCTGGGCCGCGGAGGTGGGCGACGGCGTTCTCTACAAGGCGCGCGCGGGAGGCTCCCTCGCCTACCTGGGCGATGACCCGACCGACTACGAGGAGGCGTTCCGCCAGGTCAACGGGATCGGCGGCCAGGACCTGACGCCGGTGACGCGGCTGCTGCGGTTTGTGAACGAGTCGGACGACGAGGAGTTCGCCGCGGAGTTGGCGAACCACCTCGATGTGGAGTCCTTCGCCCGCTACCTGGCCACCCAGTCCCTGATCTCCAACGGCGACGCGATGGACGGCCCCGGCAACAACTACTACCTCTGGTACGACACCGAGGAGGAACGGTTCACCGTCCTCTCCTGGGACCTCAACCTGTCGTTCGGCGCCATGGGCGGCCCGGGCGGCGGCCAACCGCCCGAGGGCATGGAACTTCCGGACGGCATGGAGTTGCCCGACGGCGTGGAACCGCCAGAAGGGGGTCGGTTCCCCGGCGGGAGGGAACCGACCGAGGGCATGGAGCCGCCCGACGAGATGCCCGAGGGTGGGCCCGGCGGCGGCAGCGGTGCGTTGAAGGAGCGCTTCCTCGCCGATGACACCTTCCAGGAGCTCTACGAGCGGGTGTACGCCGAGATGTACGAGGAGCTGATCGGCGGCGGGGTGGCGACGGAGGTCCTGGGCTCCCTGACGGAGCGGGCCGACCGCGCCGGCGACGAAGGCGCCACCGCCGCCGGGGAGCAGCTCGCCGAGCGGCTCGCCGCCGTCACGGAGACGCCGAGCGAGAGCTCGATGTTCGGCGGCCGAGGAGATTAG
- a CDS encoding DUF4956 domain-containing protein, whose product MELDFGITDLSGTFSVLDVTVALSLAFVASLVVAWTYRATHRNISYSQSYVHTLIVLGMLIALIMLVVGSNIARAFALVGALSVVRFRNAIKETRDVGFIFLVMAIGMACGTRFYALAGIATLLICAVILLMHKFNWFALNVQRQVVKVQVPADDFDYGPSIDDVLLRFADEHELISTESVRGGTIVEMAYTARLRKNVKPAQLVQALRQLNAGQKVAVLTGYDQTDL is encoded by the coding sequence ATGGAACTCGACTTCGGGATCACCGATCTCTCCGGCACCTTCAGCGTCCTGGACGTGACGGTCGCCCTCTCCCTCGCCTTCGTCGCCAGCCTGGTGGTGGCGTGGACCTACCGGGCCACCCACCGCAACATCTCCTACAGCCAGAGCTATGTGCACACCCTGATCGTCCTGGGGATGCTGATCGCCCTGATCATGCTGGTGGTCGGCTCCAACATCGCCCGGGCCTTCGCCCTGGTCGGGGCCCTGTCCGTGGTGCGGTTCCGCAACGCGATCAAGGAGACCAGGGACGTCGGCTTCATCTTCCTGGTGATGGCCATCGGCATGGCCTGCGGCACCCGCTTCTACGCGCTGGCCGGCATCGCCACCCTGCTGATCTGCGCGGTGATCCTGCTGATGCACAAGTTCAACTGGTTCGCGCTCAACGTGCAGCGCCAGGTGGTCAAGGTCCAGGTGCCGGCGGACGACTTCGACTACGGTCCGAGCATCGACGATGTGCTGCTGCGCTTCGCCGACGAACACGAGCTGATCAGCACCGAGTCCGTGCGCGGCGGGACCATCGTGGAGATGGCGTACACCGCCCGGCTGAGGAAGAACGTCAAGCCGGCCCAACTGGTCCAGGCGCTCCGCCAGCTCAACGCCGGGCAGAAGGTCGCCGTGCTGACCGGCTACGACCAGACGGATCTGTGA
- a CDS encoding polyphosphate polymerase domain-containing protein: MPPAGTYRLHAFNRYELKYLVPASQVDEIRQEIAARMRPDGHAGAHGYGVWSVYYDTRGLRFYWEKIEGLRFRRKLRIRRYGPLGPAPDDAPVSVEIKQRVNRVTQKRRVLLPYDLARELCDGRRHIRHPDADQGFVDEVLELVQRLDLRPTAMTGYRREPYMGIDADLGLRITFDHRIRGRDRDFDLRAESESRYIVNPHLVVMEVKANERVPYWTTDLAARFGLQVQRISKYCQSVETFGRAPRSVFHVPEAEDSARPTARDAHL, from the coding sequence ATGCCGCCGGCGGGCACATATCGACTGCACGCCTTCAACCGCTACGAGCTGAAGTACCTCGTCCCGGCCTCCCAGGTCGACGAGATCCGCCAGGAGATCGCCGCCCGGATGCGTCCCGACGGCCACGCGGGCGCGCATGGCTACGGGGTCTGGAGCGTGTACTACGACACTCGGGGCCTGCGCTTCTACTGGGAGAAGATCGAGGGCCTCCGCTTTCGCCGGAAGCTGCGCATCCGACGCTACGGCCCGCTCGGGCCCGCGCCCGACGACGCCCCGGTCTCGGTGGAGATCAAACAGCGGGTGAACCGGGTCACCCAGAAGCGCAGGGTGTTGCTGCCGTACGACCTGGCCAGGGAACTCTGCGACGGGCGGCGCCACATCAGGCACCCGGACGCCGACCAGGGCTTCGTGGACGAGGTGCTGGAGCTGGTGCAGCGGCTCGACCTGCGGCCCACGGCGATGACCGGCTACCGGCGTGAGCCCTATATGGGCATCGACGCCGACCTGGGCCTGCGGATCACCTTCGACCACCGGATCCGGGGCCGGGACCGTGATTTCGATCTGCGGGCCGAGAGCGAGAGCCGCTACATCGTCAACCCCCATCTGGTGGTGATGGAGGTCAAGGCGAACGAACGGGTCCCCTACTGGACCACCGACCTCGCCGCCCGGTTCGGCCTCCAGGTGCAGCGCATCTCCAAGTACTGCCAGAGCGTGGAGACCTTCGGTCGCGCGCCGCGCTCCGTCTTCCATGTCCCGGAGGCCGAGGACTCGGCCCGCCCGACGGCGCGGGACGCGCATCTCTAG
- a CDS encoding sensor histidine kinase, with product MSGGRFRLWPRGLGARLTLALLCLTAVCLLAFGAAGTVLLRHSLIDEVDDQLAGLPISASPAQPPPAEERPPPFPTSLRAIELDDSGEVERVVGRTSADEALPDLSGWSLDRLRAARGEPFTVPGTEGDGSWRVLTEPEPDGGVRVVAQSLDDVDDTLSRLVIIETAVGLTLLLALGAGAVATVRLQLRPLREIERTAQAIAGGDLDRRVPAQDPATETGRLGAALNTMLGELAQALRERDRSAETTRRFVADASHELRTPLSSIVGFAELYRQGRRRGVVAEDPRTERWMSRIEEESQRMGTMVNNLLILSRFDETPHLQPSDVELGEIAARVTRAARERAPGAVLELQVCEPVFLVADSERVRQVLENLVGNALTHTPAGTPVRVEVLRAGHPPPPGPVTVGQLPPGVREVGVITVRDSGPGIPRDELPRLFDRFYRASTPQGRSGAGLGLAISAAFVAAHDGRLSVDSAPGRGAVFTVVLPLG from the coding sequence ATGAGCGGGGGGCGGTTCCGGCTCTGGCCGCGCGGTCTCGGCGCCCGGCTCACCCTGGCCCTGCTGTGCCTGACGGCGGTATGCCTCCTCGCCTTCGGCGCGGCCGGCACCGTGCTGCTGCGGCACTCGTTGATCGACGAGGTGGACGACCAACTCGCCGGCCTGCCGATCAGCGCCAGCCCCGCTCAGCCCCCGCCGGCGGAGGAGCGGCCTCCGCCCTTCCCCACCAGCCTGCGGGCCATCGAGCTGGACGACTCGGGCGAGGTGGAGCGGGTGGTCGGGCGGACCTCGGCCGACGAGGCGCTGCCCGACCTCTCCGGCTGGAGCCTCGATCGGCTGCGCGCGGCCAGGGGCGAGCCGTTCACCGTCCCCGGCACCGAGGGGGACGGCTCCTGGCGTGTGTTGACCGAGCCGGAACCGGACGGCGGCGTGCGGGTCGTCGCCCAGTCGCTGGACGACGTGGACGACACCCTCAGCCGGTTGGTGATCATCGAGACGGCGGTCGGGCTGACCCTGCTGCTGGCGCTCGGGGCGGGCGCCGTGGCGACGGTCCGCCTCCAGCTGCGCCCGCTGCGGGAGATCGAGCGGACCGCGCAGGCCATCGCCGGCGGCGACCTGGACCGGAGGGTCCCGGCCCAGGACCCGGCGACCGAGACCGGCCGGCTGGGCGCGGCGCTCAACACCATGCTCGGCGAGCTCGCCCAAGCCCTGCGGGAGCGCGACCGGTCGGCCGAGACGACGAGGCGCTTCGTGGCGGACGCCTCCCATGAGCTGCGGACGCCGCTCTCCTCCATCGTCGGGTTCGCCGAGCTCTACCGGCAGGGGCGACGTAGGGGGGTGGTCGCCGAGGACCCGCGCACCGAGCGCTGGATGTCCAGGATCGAGGAGGAGTCCCAGCGCATGGGGACCATGGTGAACAACCTGCTGATCCTCTCGCGGTTCGACGAGACGCCCCATCTCCAGCCGTCCGACGTGGAGTTGGGCGAGATCGCGGCGCGGGTGACGCGGGCGGCCAGGGAGCGCGCGCCGGGGGCGGTGCTCGAACTCCAGGTGTGCGAGCCGGTCTTCCTGGTGGCCGACAGCGAACGGGTGCGCCAGGTGCTGGAGAACCTGGTGGGCAACGCGCTCACCCACACCCCGGCGGGCACCCCGGTACGGGTCGAGGTCCTGCGCGCCGGCCACCCGCCGCCGCCCGGCCCCGTCACGGTGGGACAGCTGCCGCCCGGGGTGCGGGAGGTCGGCGTCATCACCGTCCGGGACAGCGGCCCCGGCATCCCGCGCGACGAGCTCCCCCGGCTCTTCGACCGGTTCTACCGGGCCAGCACACCCCAGGGGCGCAGCGGCGCCGGGCTGGGCCTCGCCATCAGCGCGGCCTTCGTCGCCGCACACGACGGCCGGCTGTCCGTGGACTCCGCCCCCGGCCGGGGGGCCGTCTTCACCGTGGTGCTGCCCCTCGGCTGA
- a CDS encoding response regulator transcription factor: MHPHLTTEGSAGGGARILIVEDDPNILELLTASLELNGFTAHGAADARAAVRTAGTHAPDIAMVDVTLPDRSGLKLVGDLRGLVPDLPVLFLTARDTVEDRLAGFRAGADDYVTKPFSLEEVAFRLRAILRRTGRAEDRAEPLRYADLELDEDAHEARRDGHPVRLSPTEFALLRYLLLNSGRTVTKSQILEQVWGGQTEDTRVVETYISYLRRKVDSLGRPLIQTVRGIGYSLRLTREDRR, encoded by the coding sequence ATGCACCCGCATCTGACGACCGAGGGATCCGCTGGCGGCGGGGCCCGGATCCTGATTGTCGAGGACGATCCCAACATCCTCGAACTCCTCACCGCCTCACTGGAGTTGAACGGCTTCACCGCCCATGGCGCGGCCGACGCCAGAGCCGCGGTGCGGACGGCGGGGACCCATGCGCCGGACATCGCGATGGTGGATGTGACGCTTCCCGACCGCAGCGGCCTGAAGCTGGTGGGCGACCTGCGCGGCCTCGTGCCGGACCTGCCGGTGCTCTTCCTCACGGCTCGGGACACCGTCGAGGACCGGCTGGCCGGCTTCAGGGCCGGCGCGGACGACTATGTGACCAAACCGTTCAGCCTGGAGGAGGTCGCCTTCCGGCTCCGGGCGATCCTGCGCCGCACGGGTCGGGCCGAGGACCGGGCGGAGCCGTTGCGCTACGCCGATCTGGAGCTGGACGAGGACGCGCACGAGGCGCGGCGGGACGGGCATCCGGTGCGGCTCTCCCCCACCGAGTTCGCCCTGCTGCGCTATCTGCTGCTCAACTCGGGCCGGACGGTCACCAAGTCCCAGATCCTGGAACAGGTCTGGGGCGGGCAGACCGAGGACACGCGGGTGGTGGAGACCTACATCAGCTATCTGCGGCGCAAGGTCGACTCCCTGGGACGCCCGCTGATCCAGACCGTGCGGGGCATCGGCTACAGCCTGCGGCTGACGCGGGAGGACCGGCGATGA